From the genome of Brevinematales bacterium, one region includes:
- a CDS encoding replication initiation protein: MPRKDPKKYLVRQSNTLSFSRHNLNALEKRIVYLLISKIKQEDKKFQDYVFTVKELLEGIEIGADNHTYLKETTESLLSKVYQIPTEDGGLLQVSPISSAEYDKNNTTVTFSFDPKVKPHYLELKQNYTQFQLNIVIGLKSVYSQKLYEMAKSIANKGDPTVRYSIAEWRYLLFIEPEEYKFYADMRRYVFQIAQRELDEKTDIHIEFKEEKAGKRVNWLWMEVHKIENEEQRQAWIRQTKFNQLPKKVRESLLQSSGATEKSTLDDVAANVAARQKAIAEAEEMGLFDKKTDTPTPDDESNEE; the protein is encoded by the coding sequence ATGCCGAGAAAAGACCCAAAGAAATACCTCGTCAGACAATCCAATACTCTATCGTTCTCAAGACATAATCTGAACGCATTGGAAAAGCGTATCGTCTATCTTCTTATTTCAAAGATAAAACAGGAAGATAAGAAATTTCAGGACTATGTGTTTACGGTCAAGGAGCTACTTGAAGGTATTGAAATCGGCGCGGATAATCACACCTACTTAAAAGAAACCACTGAAAGCCTGCTTTCCAAGGTTTATCAGATTCCCACCGAAGACGGCGGACTATTACAGGTCTCCCCTATCAGCAGCGCCGAGTATGATAAGAATAATACCACAGTGACATTTAGTTTCGATCCGAAAGTGAAACCGCACTATCTGGAACTGAAGCAGAATTATACTCAGTTCCAACTGAATATCGTAATTGGATTAAAAAGTGTTTATTCCCAGAAGCTCTATGAGATGGCCAAGAGTATTGCGAATAAAGGTGATCCTACGGTTAGGTACAGCATAGCCGAATGGCGTTATCTGCTATTTATCGAACCGGAGGAGTACAAATTCTACGCGGATATGCGGCGTTATGTATTCCAGATCGCCCAGAGGGAGCTCGACGAGAAAACTGATATTCATATCGAATTTAAGGAAGAAAAGGCCGGTAAGCGCGTGAACTGGCTCTGGATGGAAGTCCACAAGATCGAGAACGAGGAACAGCGTCAGGCGTGGATCCGCCAGACGAAATTCAACCAACTCCCCAAAAAGGTGCGGGAAAGCCTTCTACAGAGCTCTGGAGCAACAGAAAAGAGCACTCTCGACGACGTTGCCGCGAATGTTGCCGCCCGTCAAAAGGCGATCGCCGAAGCCGAGGAGATGGGCTTGTTCGATAAGAAGACCGATACCCCTACCCCGGATGACGAATCGAATGAGGAATAA
- a CDS encoding ParB/RepB/Spo0J family partition protein has product MEKKTLLLINVLDIAPNPHNPRLVFNQDDLNDLKQSISKVGILVPITVYENTKNYPKEKYVLLDGERRWRCAKELGMNSIPANIIDEPEDVTQNILFMFNIHHFRTEWELFPTALKLEILINQLATESEKILSEFTGVNKSTIKKCKMLLWYPKKYRNILMEKTPVVSTYFFIELYPIVYRLSFEDEFLYGEKLESLIDSFINIFVKKDIIIDVKEFREIRKALAYYDNINDIKTFNNKLNEFIRNPINGVQIFILPEIENDINRKNILKYLAYLNENMKKVNPEIISDYYFKDQLEILLDNLKTLYDKID; this is encoded by the coding sequence ATGGAAAAAAAGACACTATTATTGATAAATGTTCTCGATATTGCTCCAAATCCTCATAACCCCAGATTAGTATTTAATCAAGATGATTTGAATGATTTAAAGCAATCAATTAGTAAGGTAGGAATATTAGTTCCTATTACAGTTTATGAAAATACTAAAAATTATCCAAAAGAAAAGTATGTTCTTTTAGATGGAGAAAGAAGATGGAGATGTGCAAAAGAACTAGGAATGAATTCAATCCCTGCTAATATAATTGATGAACCAGAAGATGTAACTCAAAACATTTTATTTATGTTTAATATACATCATTTTAGAACAGAATGGGAGTTGTTTCCTACAGCTTTAAAACTTGAAATATTAATTAATCAATTAGCAACTGAAAGTGAAAAGATACTTTCCGAATTTACTGGCGTAAATAAATCCACAATAAAAAAATGTAAGATGCTATTGTGGTATCCAAAAAAATATAGAAATATACTTATGGAAAAGACGCCCGTAGTATCAACTTATTTTTTTATTGAATTGTACCCCATTGTTTATCGGTTAAGTTTTGAAGATGAATTTTTGTATGGAGAAAAACTTGAATCACTAATAGATAGTTTTATTAATATTTTTGTAAAAAAAGACATAATAATTGATGTAAAAGAATTCAGAGAGATCAGAAAAGCTCTTGCATATTATGATAATATAAATGATATTAAGACTTTTAATAATAAACTTAATGAATTTATTCGAAATCCAATTAATGGAGTACAAATATTTATTTTACCTGAAATTGAAAATGATATTAACAGAAAAAACATATTAAAATATTTAGCCTATTTGAATGAAAATATGAAAAAAGTTAATCCTGAAATTATAAGTGATTATTATTTTAAAGATCAATTAGAAATTTTATTGGATAATCTAAAAACATTATATGATAAAATAGATTGA